One stretch of Musicola paradisiaca NCPPB 2511 DNA includes these proteins:
- a CDS encoding BglG family transcription antiterminator, with the protein MRFSNPRLAQLFDLLKNEPLPQDELARRLAVSTRTVRTDISQINELLAEHGAHLVLSRGVGYQLQIQDAQRYACWEATQTAAMPTRVPRTSTERVQSLLVRFLTSAFAFKLEDVAERWFVSRPTLQSDMAEVREVLGRYHLSIETRPRYGMKLLGSEVSIRTCLTDLVYQMVQDDGGEAPTLPSTALDRETLSRLQVILHDVFSRSGIRMTDEAECYLGLYCAVAIRRIGEGYPLSDFTAEDVDDDVREAAHQLISVMRAMTGKAISASEEAYLRVNLAARRIQELSGNASAISPDDGESLVDYILSYINTHYNFNLQNDPQLRADLLTHIKTMITRVRYQITIPNPLLTNIKQHYPMAYDVTLAAVSSWSKYTPYVISENEVGFLVLHIGVGLERHYDVGYQRHPQVLLVCDTGNSTIRMIQAMLWRRYPQMVVNNIISLRDYRTLPEVEEDFVISTTRLAEKGKPVLVMSPFPTDYQLEQLGKLVLVDRTRPYMLEKFFDRQHFCIIDQPMDQATLFRTLCGQLEREGRVDGDFHASVVEREAIVSTMLGEGIALPHSLGLMARETVVFTVLAPQGIPWGDETAYAIFLLAISKSEYEEAMAIYDLFVTFMRERAMARLRECPDFDSFKAVAMDCLSRL; encoded by the coding sequence GTGCGATTTTCCAACCCAAGACTGGCCCAATTGTTTGACCTGCTGAAAAACGAACCGCTGCCCCAGGATGAGCTGGCGCGGCGTCTTGCGGTATCGACGCGCACCGTGCGTACCGATATCTCGCAGATCAATGAGTTATTGGCGGAACATGGCGCGCATTTGGTGCTCAGTCGCGGGGTCGGGTATCAGTTGCAGATTCAGGATGCGCAACGCTACGCCTGCTGGGAAGCCACCCAGACCGCGGCGATGCCTACCCGCGTGCCGCGTACTTCAACGGAACGGGTGCAGTCGCTGTTGGTGCGTTTTCTCACCTCGGCGTTCGCGTTCAAGTTGGAGGATGTGGCCGAGCGCTGGTTCGTCAGCCGTCCCACCCTGCAAAGCGACATGGCGGAGGTGCGGGAGGTGCTGGGGCGTTATCACTTGTCGATCGAAACCCGGCCGCGCTACGGCATGAAGCTGCTGGGCAGCGAAGTGTCGATCCGCACCTGCCTGACCGATTTGGTGTACCAGATGGTGCAGGACGACGGCGGGGAGGCGCCGACACTGCCGTCGACGGCGCTGGATCGCGAGACGCTGAGCCGTTTGCAAGTGATTCTGCACGATGTGTTCTCGCGCAGCGGCATTCGGATGACCGACGAGGCCGAATGCTATTTGGGGCTGTATTGCGCGGTGGCGATCCGTCGCATCGGCGAGGGGTACCCGTTGTCCGACTTTACCGCCGAGGATGTGGACGACGACGTGCGGGAAGCGGCGCACCAGTTGATCAGCGTGATGCGCGCCATGACCGGCAAGGCGATTTCCGCATCGGAGGAAGCCTATCTGCGGGTGAACCTGGCGGCGCGCCGCATTCAGGAGCTGTCCGGCAATGCCAGCGCCATCAGCCCTGACGACGGCGAATCGCTGGTGGACTACATCCTGAGTTACATCAACACCCACTACAACTTCAACCTGCAGAACGATCCGCAACTGCGGGCGGATCTGCTGACGCACATCAAGACCATGATCACCCGAGTGCGTTACCAGATAACCATCCCCAATCCGCTGCTGACCAATATCAAGCAGCACTACCCGATGGCCTACGACGTCACGCTGGCGGCAGTGTCGAGCTGGAGTAAGTACACGCCCTATGTGATCAGCGAAAACGAAGTGGGTTTTCTGGTGCTGCATATCGGCGTCGGGCTGGAGCGGCACTACGACGTGGGCTACCAGCGTCACCCGCAGGTGCTGCTGGTGTGCGACACCGGCAATTCCACCATCCGTATGATTCAGGCCATGTTGTGGCGGCGCTATCCGCAAATGGTGGTGAACAACATTATCTCGCTGCGCGACTACCGTACTTTGCCGGAGGTGGAAGAGGATTTTGTCATTTCCACCACCCGGTTAGCGGAGAAGGGCAAACCGGTGTTGGTGATGTCGCCGTTTCCCACTGACTACCAGCTGGAGCAGCTCGGGAAGCTGGTGTTGGTGGATCGCACCCGGCCTTACATGCTGGAGAAGTTTTTCGACCGACAACACTTTTGCATCATCGATCAGCCGATGGATCAAGCGACGCTGTTCCGCACGCTGTGCGGCCAGTTGGAGCGCGAAGGGCGGGTGGACGGCGATTTCCACGCCTCGGTGGTGGAGCGCGAGGCTATCGTCAGCACCATGCTGGGGGAAGGTATCGCGCTGCCGCACTCACTGGGGCTGATGGCGCGGGAAACCGTGGTGTTTACCGTGCTGGCGCCGCAGGGCATCCCCTGGGGCGATGAAACCGCCTACGCGATCTTTTTGCTGGCGATCAGTAAAAGCGAATATGAAGAAGCGATGGCGATCTACGACCTGTTCGTCACCTTCATGCGCGAGCGGGCGATGGCCCGGCTGCGGGAATGCCCGGACTTCGACAGCTTCAAAGCGGTGGCGATGGACTGCCTGAGCCGTTTGTAG